GCCTAAACCGTTGAAACGGTTTTTAAATATTTATCATTTCATCTTCTTTCACCCACGACTGAAGTCATGGGCTTTGGATAAATTATACATCAATTAAATAACTATCTCAGCCCACGATTTCAATCGTGGGTTTTGTAAAAACACGAAATAACATTTAACCATTTTAATGGTTTTCCTCAATTACAAGATTATGTTTTTTCAAAAGTAAATTCCATTCTTCTGAAAAAGACATCTTTTTATGATGTAATTCTTGATTCTTGATGTATTGCGAAACTTTTTCTACTAATGATTCACTAACAGAAAAGGACGCAAAACCAACTTGCCAGGCAAACTTGACTTTAAACAATTCTTTTTGATTTATCCAATGAGAAGAACTGCCTTTAATATTTTTTATAATTTCTGAGATGTTTTTATTAGGATTTAAAAGAAACAGCGAATGAACATGTTCTTCAAAACCATTTATTACTATATTTTCACATTGTTGTTCTTTAAGTAATTCATCCAGTTTGGAAAATATCGTTTGTTTCTGATTGGTTAAAAAAGGGAATCTATTTTTTGTGCTCCAAACTGCATGAATCCAAATTCTATTCAATGAATGTGACATCATCTCTCCACAATAAACCGTTGAAACGGTTTTTAAATATTTATCATTTCATCTTCTTTCACCCATGATTGAAATCATGGGCTTTGGATAAATTATACATCAATTAAATAACTATCTCAGCCCACGATTTCAATCGTGGATTTTGTAAAAACACGAAATAACATTTAACCATTTTAATGGTTTTTTAATCCAAATATTTTTCAAGTTTATTCAGGTTTATTTGCAAACTGTCAGAATTCAATGATAGAGCTTTCTGAGCTGATCTTCCCATTTTTTTGGCAGATTCGTAATTTTTGAAAATATCTATTATATCATCAGCTAATTTCTTTTTATTGGAAACAATAATTCCATTATTTTCGCGAAGCCTATCAACAGAATCTCGGCAGGAATGATGATAATTTCCGATGATAGTTGGAATTCCATAGAAAGCCGGTTCTAAGGGATTGTGACCACCAAAATTGAAAAAACTACCACCCACAATTGCCAGATCGGAAAGGGCGTAAAAAGTATTTAAAATTCCCATTTCATCAATAATTAAAATATCTGAATTCTTTTTTAGATCAGAATACAGCGAATAATCTTGTTGAGCTAAAATAGTTTTAACTTCCGGCAATCGATGCAGATGACGAGGTACGACTATTATCTTCAAATTTGGAATTTTGGATTTTAGATCGTGTAATATTTTTAACAGCAGTTTTTCTTCACCTGGTCTGCTGCTGCCCCAAACTAAGATCTTATCAGATTCTTTGTAACCAATTTCTTGGCGCAATTTTTTTCGACTGAATTGTGGCAGATCAACGCAGAATTTAAGATTGTGAGAATTTTTAACATTATTAAACTTAAGATTTTCAAACCTTTGAGCATCTTTTCCAGATTGTGCATTTACTGCTACAATCGCCTTCCAGACCGATTTCCAGATAAAACGAGTGCGACGGTAGTTGGGATAAGATTGATCTGAAAGACGTGCATTTACCATAACAACTGGAACTTTTTTCTTTTTTGCCAGGAAAAGCATATTCGGCCAGAATTCAGTTTCCACCAGGATAATCAGTTCGGGATTCAGCTTTTTGAAAAGCCTTTTCATCGGAATACAGAAATCCAAGGGCAGAAATATTGTTTTTAACTTTGGGCTTATCTTTCGGGCAGCATCCTGTCCTGTAGCAGTCATTGTAGAAAGTACGAAATCAGTGTGCGCATATTTTTGCAAAAGTTCTGTTATCAGCGTTTTTACAGCGTTCACTTCTCCCATCGATGCGGCGTGGATCCAAACGCATTTATCGAAACCATTCTTGATCTTGCCAAAACGTTCTCTGCGTTCTCTGCCTTTAAATCGTAAAGATATAAAGGGCCAGAACAGCAAATACAAAAGCGAAGTTAGAAATCGATATAAAAACATTTTTTCTCCGAGTAACTATTTTCCAAAAATATTTTTTAAATAATTATCTTTCCCATTCGGTTCAGTTTATTTTTCCAGTAATTGGAAATAGATATCATCATCAACGTTACTAACTAATATTTTCACTCGATCTGTCAATTTATAAATTTTGCCATTATGACGCCCAACAAACCTTTTATATTGATCAAGATATTCGTAATGATCGTCTTTGATAGAACTTATGTCAACGACTCCTGTTATCGGGTAACGATCGATTTCTATTATTAATCCAGTTGGTTTCATACCTACGATGACACCATCAAATTCTTCACCCAGATGTTTTTTCATGAAGAGTGCTTTGTTTTTCATTTCCACTTCTCGTTCAGAATTGTCTGCAATTTGTTCTCTTTCTGTAGCTTTTCCAGTCAAGTCGTAAAGCTGATCTGCAGAAAAACCGTGCTGGCGTTTGTTGATACGAGCTTTGATCTGATGATGAACTACAAGATCGCACAAACGCCGGATCGGAGATGTGAAATGCGTATAAACAGGCATTGCTAAACCAAAATGTCCCAGATTTTCCACACTGTATTTTGCTCTTTTCAGGCTGCGCAGTATCATTCTGTCAAAAACTCGATGGTAGAGTTTACTCGGCATGCTGTCCAAAAGCTGCTGTAAAGCTATATTGAAACTCTGCTTCAGGTTCAATTTCATATCATACTTTTTCACGACATTGCTAATCGAGATCAACCTGTCTTCATCGGGTTGTTCATGAATTCTAAACATGGTTGGACGGTTGGAAAGCTCTCTGGCAACATACTCGTTTGCGATCAACATAAAGTTTTCTATCAATTTATGCGATTCTGTTTCTCTACTTCGCTGTAGATCTTTTATATGTCCTTCATCATCAAATATAAATTCAGTTTCCGGAAGATCGAAATGCAGATATCCTTGTTTCTTTCTTTTCTCTTGCAGGTGGGAAGATAATTTTCTCATCTGCTGCAGCATTTCTGCCAGTTTAGGATCGATATTATTTTTCCTACCACCAAAAAGGTCATCGATTTCTTCATAATTGAAACGAGCATCCGACTTTATTACACTTTCAAAAACAGCTTGCGATGTGATTTGGTAATTCAGGTCGAACTTCGTGAGGACAGTAACTGTCAATTTTTCTTCATAAGGTCGTAAACTGCACATCTTATTGGATATCTTCTCTGGAAGCATTGGAATTACCTTTTTGGGAAAATAATAGCTGTTACCGCGTTTTTGAGCTTCGCGGAATAATTGTGTATTTGGTTTTACATAATGTGCTACATCGGCTATATGAACATAAAGGTCAAAACCATCTTCATGTTTTTCCAACGAAATTGCATCATCAAAATCTTTGGCAGAAGCAGGATCGATAGTAATTGTAGTAAGATCTCTCAAATTATTTCGCATATTGATAACATCTTCTGAAATATCTTCCTCAAGATCTTTCAGTTCTTCCAAAACTGCATCAGGAAAGCTTAATGGTAAGTCAAATTGCTTAATTACACCCAGAATTTCCACATCAGGATCGCCAGCTTTGCCCAGGATTTCTGAAACAGTTCCAGCCGGT
This sequence is a window from Candidatus Cloacimonadota bacterium. Protein-coding genes within it:
- the rnr gene encoding ribonuclease R; amino-acid sequence: MFDKKLSHQVKKLLEDNPGKSFKLNEISKLIRVGKHKHKNLIDTLFSMVKEDQIDLKNRRYSVLKKRKKQTLSRKRAEKSDAKTMVGTFDATSLARNRSYAFVVSEEIDVFVSAEDTLTAYHDDKVHVELRYQRNGKVHGIITKIIERARTSVVGNLQEYHGKNYLIPDNSKIHTNFLVNDLKGANQENKVVLAVTNWGNREMQKLPAGTVSEILGKAGDPDVEILGVIKQFDLPLSFPDAVLEELKDLEEDISEDVINMRNNLRDLTTITIDPASAKDFDDAISLEKHEDGFDLYVHIADVAHYVKPNTQLFREAQKRGNSYYFPKKVIPMLPEKISNKMCSLRPYEEKLTVTVLTKFDLNYQITSQAVFESVIKSDARFNYEEIDDLFGGRKNNIDPKLAEMLQQMRKLSSHLQEKRKKQGYLHFDLPETEFIFDDEGHIKDLQRSRETESHKLIENFMLIANEYVARELSNRPTMFRIHEQPDEDRLISISNVVKKYDMKLNLKQSFNIALQQLLDSMPSKLYHRVFDRMILRSLKRAKYSVENLGHFGLAMPVYTHFTSPIRRLCDLVVHHQIKARINKRQHGFSADQLYDLTGKATEREQIADNSEREVEMKNKALFMKKHLGEEFDGVIVGMKPTGLIIEIDRYPITGVVDISSIKDDHYEYLDQYKRFVGRHNGKIYKLTDRVKILVSNVDDDIYFQLLEK
- the tnpA gene encoding IS200/IS605 family transposase; the encoded protein is MSHSLNRIWIHAVWSTKNRFPFLTNQKQTIFSKLDELLKEQQCENIVINGFEEHVHSLFLLNPNKNISEIIKNIKGSSSHWINQKELFKVKFAWQVGFASFSVSESLVEKVSQYIKNQELHHKKMSFSEEWNLLLKKHNLVIEENH
- a CDS encoding 3-deoxy-D-manno-octulosonic acid transferase; amino-acid sequence: MFLYRFLTSLLYLLFWPFISLRFKGRERRERFGKIKNGFDKCVWIHAASMGEVNAVKTLITELLQKYAHTDFVLSTMTATGQDAARKISPKLKTIFLPLDFCIPMKRLFKKLNPELIILVETEFWPNMLFLAKKKKVPVVMVNARLSDQSYPNYRRTRFIWKSVWKAIVAVNAQSGKDAQRFENLKFNNVKNSHNLKFCVDLPQFSRKKLRQEIGYKESDKILVWGSSRPGEEKLLLKILHDLKSKIPNLKIIVVPRHLHRLPEVKTILAQQDYSLYSDLKKNSDILIIDEMGILNTFYALSDLAIVGGSFFNFGGHNPLEPAFYGIPTIIGNYHHSCRDSVDRLRENNGIIVSNKKKLADDIIDIFKNYESAKKMGRSAQKALSLNSDSLQINLNKLEKYLD